From Scomber scombrus chromosome 13, fScoSco1.1, whole genome shotgun sequence, a single genomic window includes:
- the calcrla gene encoding calcitonin gene-related peptide type 1 receptor — protein MAKRKMDSIGRNGMVALMLLCNLTKMFVKASLEVNETQQQHPTNVYHDIGLTRNKIVTAQFECYQKIMKDNTNNKQEPMCNRTWDGWLCWDDTKAGVSSDQHCPDYFQDFDPSEMVTKICTDTGHWFQHPESNRTWTNYTRCNEHTNEGRVTAMNLFYLALIGHGLSLTSLFISLGIFFHFKSLSCQRITLHKNLFFSFVLNSVITIIWLTAVANNQELVQRNPTSCKVSQFIHLYLFGCNYFWMLCEGIYLHTLIVVAVFAEKQHLMWYYLLGWGFPLIPATIHAVARSYYYNDNCWISSKTSLLYIIHGPICAALLVNLFFLLNIVRVLITKLKVTHQAESSLYMKAVRATLILVPLLGIQYVLLPYKPEGRVSSEIYDYIMHILMHYQGLLVATIFCFFNGEVQAVLRRHWNQYNIQYGSSVGTHSDAMRSASYTATSITEVQGCYSIDSHSEHMNGKGCHDADASIFKSDNPFA, from the exons ccagcagcagcatccCACCAACGTCTACCATGACATCGGACTCACCAGGAACAAGATAGTTACAGCACAGTTTGAGTGCTATCAAAAGATAATGAAGGACAATACCAACAACAAACAAG AGCCCATGTGTAATCGCACGTGGGATGGCTGGCTGTGTTGGGACGACACCAAGGCAGGTGTCTCCTCAGACCAGCACTGCCCAGACTACTTCCAGGATTTTGATCCTTCAG AGATGGTTACGAAGATTTGCACTGACACTGGTCATTGGTTCCAGCATCCTGAGAGCAACAGAACATGGACCAACTACACCCGCTGCAATGAACACACCAATGAAGGCAGAGTG ACTGCAATGAATCTCTTCTACTTAGCCCTCATCGGACATGGACTGTCATTGACctccctcttcatctctctcggAATATTCTTCCATTTCAA GAGTTTAAGTTGCCAAAGGATCACTCTTCATAAaaacctcttcttctcttttgtcCTGAACTCTGTGATCACCATTATTTGGTTGACAGCAGTGGCAAACAACCAGGAACTGGTGCAGAGGAATCCA aCAAGCTGTAAAGTGTCCCAGTTCATTCATCTCTACCTGTTTGGCTGCAATTATTTCTGGATGTTGTGCGAGGGAATATATCTGCACACTCTCATCGTGGTGGCTGTGTTTGCTGAGAAGCAGCACCTGATGTGGTACTATCTTCTCGGCTGGG GTTTCCCTCTTATTCCTGCTACCATACACGCCGTTGCTCGAAGTTACTACTACAATGACAA CTGTTGGATTAGCTCCAAAACATCGCTACTCTACATCATCCACGGTCCCATCTGTGCTGCTCTCTTG GTCAACTTGTTCTTTTTACTCAACATCGTGCGAGTGCTTATCACCAAACTGAAGGTGACCCACCAAGCAGAGTCGAGTCTCTATATGAAGGCAGTGAGAGCCACCCTCATCCTGGTGCCTCTTCTAGGAATTCAGTATGTCCTGCTTCCCTACAAGCCGGAGGGACGGGTTTCCTCTGAAATATACGACTACATCATGCACATACTAATGCATTACCAG GGTTTGCTGGTGGCCACCATCTTCTGCTTTTTCAACGGAGAA GTCCAAGCGGTTCTGAGGAGGCACTGGAACCAGTATAATATCCAGTACGGCAGCAGCGTTGGGACCCACTCAGACGCCATGCGCTCCGCCTCCTACACAGCTACCTCCATCACTGAGGTACAGGGCTGCTACAGCATCGACAGCCACTCAGAACACATGAATGGCAAAGGCTGCCACGACGCAGATGCCTCTATCTTCAAATCAGACAACCCCTTCGCCTGA